In Phocoena phocoena chromosome 12, mPhoPho1.1, whole genome shotgun sequence, the following proteins share a genomic window:
- the PNISR gene encoding arginine/serine-rich protein PNISR isoform X1 — MWDQGGQPWQQWPLNQQQWMQSFQHQQDPSQIDWAALAQAWIAQREASGQQSMVEQPPGMMPNGQDMSTMESGPNNHGNFQGDSNFNRMWQPEWGMHQQPPHPPPEQPWMPPTPGPMDIVPPSEDSNSQDSGEFAPDNRHIFNQNNHNFGGPPDNFAVGPVNQFDYQHGAAFGPPQGGFHPPYWQPGPPGPPAPPQNRRERPSSFRDRQRSPIALPVKQEPPQIDAVKRRTLPAWIREGLEKMEREKQKKLEKERMEQQRSQLSKKEKKAAEDAEGGDGPRLPQRSKFDSDEEDEDTENVEAASSGKVTRSPSPVPQEDQSEPEMTEEEKEYQMMLLTKMLLTEILLDVTDEEIYYVAKDAHRKATKAPAKQLAQSSALASLTGLGGLGGYGSGDSEDERSDRGSESSDTDDEELRHRIRQKQEAFWRKEKEQQLLHDKQMEEEKQQTERVTKEMNEFIHKEQNSLSLLEAREADGDVVNEKKRTPNETTSVLEPKKEHKEKEKQGRSRSGSSSSGSSSSNSRSSSTSSTVSSSSYSSSSGSSRTSSRSSSPKRKKRHSRSRSPTIKARRSRSRSYSRRIKIESNRARVKIRDRRRSNRTSIERERRRNRSPSRERRRSRSRSRDRRTNRSSRSRSRDRRKIDDQRGNLSGSSHKHKGEAKEQERKKERSRSIDKDRKKKDKEREREQDKRKEKQKREEKDFKFSSQDDRLKRKRESERTFSRSGSISVKIIRHDSRQDSKKSTTKDSKKHSGSDSSGRSSSESPGSSKEKKAKKPKHSRSRSMEKSQRSGKKASRKHKSKSRSRSTTPPRRKR; from the exons GCCAGATTGACTGGGCTGCATTGGCTCAAGCTTGGATTGCCCAAAGAGAAGCTTCAGGACAGCAAAGCATGGTAGAACAACCACCAGGAATGATGCCAAATGGACAAGATATGTCTACAATGGAGTCTGGTCCAAACAATCATGGGAATTTCCAAGGGGATTCGAACTTTAACAGAATGTGGCAACCAG AATGGGGAATGCATCAGCAGCCCCCACACCCCCCTCCAGAGCAGCCATGGATGCCACCAACACCAGGCCCAATGGACATTGTTCCTCCTTCCGAAGACAGCAACAGTCAGGACAGTGGGGAATTTGCCCCTGACAACAGGCATATATTTAACCAGAACAATCACAACTTTGGTGGACCACCCGATAATTTTGCAGTGGGGCCAGTGAACCAGTTTGACTATCAG CATGGGGCTGCTTTTGGTCCACCGCAAGGTGGATTTCATCCTCCTTATTGGCAACCAGGACCTCCAGGACCTCCGGCACCTCCCCAGAATCGAAGAGAAAGACCATCATCATTCAGGGATCGGCAGCGCTCACCTATTGCACTTCCTGTGAAGCAGGAGCCGCCACAAATTG ATGCAGTAAAACGCAGGACTCTTCCAGCTTGGATTCGAGAAGGTCTTGAAAAAATGGAACGTGAAAAGCAGAAGAAgttggagaaagaaagaatggaacaaCAACGTTCACAAttgtccaaaaaagaaaagaaggctgCAGAAGATGCTGAAGGAGGAGATGGCCCTCGTTTACCTCAGAGAAGTAAATTT GATAGCGATGAGGAAGATGAAGACACTGAAAATGTGGAGGCCGCAAGCAGTGGAAAAGTCACCAGAAGTCCATCTCCAGTTCCTCAAGAAGATCAAAGTGAACCAGAAATGACCGAAGAAGAGAAAGAGTATCAAATG ATGTTGCTGACAAAAATGCTTCTGACTGAAATTCTACTGgatgtcacagatgaagaaatttatTATGTAGCCAAAGATGCACACCGGAAAGCAACGAAAG CTCCTGCAAAACAGCTGGCACAGTCCAGTGCACTGGCTTCCCTCACTGGACTCG GTGGACTGGGTGGTTATGGATCAGGAGACAGTGAAGATGAGAGGAGCGACCGAGGTTCTGAGTCATCTGACACTGATGATGAGGAATTACGGCACCGAATCCGGCAAAAACAGGAAGctttttggagaaaagaaaaagaacagcagcTGTTACATGATAAACAGATGGAAG aagaaaagcaacaaacaGAAAGGGTTACAAAAGAGATGAATGAATTTATCCATAAAGAGCAAAATAGTTTATCACTACTAGAAGCAAGAGAAGCAGATGGTGATGTggttaatgaaaagaaaaggactcCAAATGAAACTACGTCAGTTTTAGAACCAAAAAAAgagcataaagaaaaagagaaacaaggaaggaGTAGATCAGGAAGTTCCAGTAGTGGTAGTTCCAGTAGCAATAGCAGAAGTAGTAGTACTAGTAGTACTGTCTCTAGCTCTTCGTACAGTTCTAGCTCAGGTAGTAGTCGCACTTCTTCCCGATCTTCTtctcctaaaagaaaaaagagacatagTAGGAGTAGATCGCCAACAATTAAAGCTAGGCGTAGTAGGAGTAGAAGTTACTCTCGCAGAattaaaatagagagcaataggGCTAGAGTAAAGATTAGAGATAGGAGGAGGTCTAATAGAACTAGCATTGAAAGAGAAAGACGAAGAAATCGAAGTCCTTCCCGAGAGAGACGTAGAAGTAGAAGTCGCTCAAGGGATAGGCGAACCAATCGGTCCAGTCGCAGTAGGAGTCGAGATAGGCGTAAAATTGATGATCAACGTGGAAATCTTAGTGGGAGCAGTCATAAGCATAAAGGTGAGGCTAAagaacaagagaggaaaaaagagaggagtCGAAGTATAGATAAAgataggaaaaagaaagacaaagaaagggagCGTGAAcaggataaaagaaaagagaaacaaaaaagggaagaaaaagattttaagttcaGTAGTCAGGATGATAGGTTAAAAAGGAAACGAGAAAGTGAAAGAACATTCTCTAGGAGTGGTTCTATATCTGTTAAAATCATAAGACATGATTCTAGACAGGATAGTAAGAAAAGTACTACCAAAGACAGTAAAAAACATTCAGGCTCTGATTCTAGTGGAAGGAGCAGTTCTGAATCTCCAGGAAGTAGCAAAGAAAAGAAGGCTAAGAAGCCTAAACATAGTCGATCGCGATCCATGGAGAAATCTCAAAGGTCTGGTAAGAAGGCAAGCCGCAAACACAAGTCTAAGTCCCGATCAAG atcaaCAACCCCTCCCCGTCGTAAACGCTGA